The sequence CTACGTTTATCAGTCGTCCTAACTCCAAATACAATAGTTCAAATAACTATTTAACAGAACTTCTGTTAAATAACACCTAAGAAACacctaaataataaataaatttattaattcgATCACTGCGAAATATATGTACTAGCCCCTACTGAAAAATCTGTTAACTCAGTTAGCGATTACTCATTAACTTCACATTGATTTTCATACTTATATCGTACTTCTGTTTCAAAATACTGCACAAAATTACTAGATCCAACGAAAATCTTGAGTTTGTAAATGCGTTGTATCATTAGCGTGCTTTGCTTCCACTATCTAACTCTAAATATGTTAAACCTATAGcttacaacaataatattatgCACTTTTCTTCTTAAAAAATACCCTAAGGGactgaacaaaaaaaatataattaaaaatatcaaaaaagtcTATTTTTATCACGAATATAGCAAATTACATTCATTGTTTTCTGAATCCAAATACTGATTTGACTAGCTTTTgtcaaaataaataagatatcGAAAACAGTGTTTTTAATACGTGCCTAGCTGcttttacttttgaatataatccATTGCTATATATTGAAGATGTTACAAATTTGTTGAGTGCGTGtatgaaaatgataaattacGTAACAATGtcaaattaatttaaagtttttcatttaaagaaaaattgttcTAACTTCTACTAAACGAGCTAGTTGAATACTGTACAATATTAATGTAAATCATAACATGTCTAGTTTCAGGTGGGTGTGactgcgttttcttatagcaaagctacatcgggaaCTTAATGCGTGATTTTAGCTGAGTCACTAAATTTGTGAGGTGAAACTAAATTTTgagtaaagtattttaattatagcTTCTAACAACTTGGTAACAAGTTTCTACACTTTGAGCTGAGAATCTAAAATTCATAACGCATTTTCTTACGAGTTTATGATTATTGGAAAAATTTGCAGTAATTTTGATTTTGCGCAGCAGATTTTCGTTGGGAGTATGAAACAAATTGTCATGAAAAGAAAGCTGACAATACACTTTCGCTTTACAACATGCGTAAAAAGTCAGATTTGGAAATCTTTGAGAATGTTTCTTCAATAGAATGCTAAGTATGATTATTTTTTCTGAGCTGTTGAATGATTCTTGAAAAGACAACCTCTTGAGAATTTCCCCCAGACTATAAATTGTTATTACGCATTACGTTCCATTATTGGGCTTTGCTAAACTCCATTGTTAAGACTTCCAGAGCAATgacagtttttactttttcaagtAATAACATAATATGTAGATAAAGTTTGTCAGAGAAATAATAAAGCACTTCTCTTGGGTAAAGAGAAGTAGGCACTTCTCATTTGAAGCAACGCAGCGTGTATCCATAGGCCCTCATTTTGAATTCATGCGAAAAGGTTAATGAATATATTGACGATCTTCAGAAGAACAAAAATGACAACATTTGAAATACCATATTTTATGTTTAGTAGAGAGTTTTCCTATTATAATCGTTCATCAAGCAAAAATTCAACACTATGAAACACTCGATTTGAAAATTCTAACAACTGTGGTTTTTATAAGAATGTTAAAACGATACTTAACACGAAAAATATATGTGTTAACgcgagcctggcatggccaggtggggtaaggcgctcgacttgtaatctgggaGTCACGGATTCGAagccccgttgcaccaaacatactcgtccttacAGTCGTGggccgttataatatgacaatcaatctcactattcgctggctaaaaagtagcccaagagttggcggtggatggtgataactagctgcctttcctctagtcttacactgctaaattaggaatcggctagcgcagataaccctcgtgaatttttgcgcaaaattcaaaaacaaacaaacaagggtgAACGCGTGTATGTTCTCTACATACCTTTACAGTTATTTTGCTTACATGGTAAGAATACCTTATTGAGTAATAACTTGGAAGTTGTCATGCCTAAAGAAAGGactgtaaaatatttatcctAAGCTTTTATTACTCACTTGGTACcaatttatatcaaataaaatgtcttattaaatactttacagattaaaacttatatacttaTATTAGCGGTTACTGCTACGCTATTTGATTTATTCGAAACAGATAAGACAGCAATAGTATTCATATTCTTGCCAATTTACCCAGAATATCCCCatgatgttatttaaaaaataactagatTTGAAACATTAAAGGACGAAGTTTCTAATATATTtgttggataaagtggaataatatgTCTGTATTCGTCTGTTGTTTTCAGTCTATATATAGAAGATTCCTCCAGTACGTAAATAGTGTTTGTCTCAGtgaattgtataattttttgttaatttcgtgtttattttatatacttaccTGCAGGAACTATGTTAAAGACACAAGGTTCTCTTTGAATCCCTATGTTGTTTGTCCCCCAACAGAGAAGTTTTCCATAGTCCTCATCTGATTCGGGACTGTATGTTGCTCTACTGAGTGTCCGGTCAACTGAATACATGATTTTGTCAGACCTTTTATACGAACTGTTGAAACGCCAGTGAAACGTGACGTCATCAGGATCAGAATCCAGTTCACACAAAACGTCAATGGGTTCGTGTTTGGCTACCCCGTACGTCATCTTTTGTCCAGGCTTACAAAATGGAGCATCTAAAAATTACGAAGGAGAAACAATGACAAAGAAAGCTATTACATTCAAACACGTTCGTTTCACATTTGATAAGATTTAGTTTCAAATGAAATCATTCAATTTAAATCTatgctgaaataaaatatttaattttaaaatttgtttttttctccagACTGCAAATAAGCCTTGCATTAATGCTTTTGTATGTCTTCGTCTTATACTGAAAGGTATTTCAAACGTTAACTTTATTTATATGACTTACATATTTATAAAGATCTTTTAAGACTACAAAATGGAAACGTACACTTAACCTTCAGAAATATCTCATTGCTAATGCCAAGCCCTTGATTATTACTGCCCGAGCAAGTAAACCGCCCTCTGAAGCTCCGTTGCACTTTCTGAAGCACCAGCGATTGATTGCTAATAATGATACCAGATAATGTGTTGCTAGCGAGATCCTGACCTTCAAACTGCCAGCTTATATCGAAGATCCAAGGGTTTGCCCGAACATTACACTCGAAGTAAACATCGTTTCCTTCTTGAATGTTCGTTACTTTCAGGTTGGTACCAAGCTGGAGAGTAACCTGTGGTGGGTCTAAGAGAAACCACCCCGTGATTTATGAAACATTAATCTAACCTCATACAAATACCACTCTAGCAACTTTTCCATGGAAAATACAATACTGCTAATAAAGAACCATAATCATAAATTTGAATAGATTTTTCATTAAACTTGAATTTCTAAGAAATACacgaaataaatgttttgtaatctGTAAACACAAAAACTGAACTCATGAATTTAACTATTAATGTGAATTtcgataagaaaataaaatatgtacaaatgaaCTAGATTTTACATTGCACATCCAGTTTCCATCCGTCTTCAACGGCACTTCCTGGAATCAACAGATTTTCAGCACGACAAGAGAGATATTTTCCATTATCATCTACAGATGGCGCGAAGGTAAGAATGCTGCTAATAGCGCCGTTGTGGAGTACACTCTCGCGAGTGTTCTGCATTTGTTTACTTGCTTTCCACCACGAGATTTTTCCAGCAGGTCGCGAGCCTTTAGCTTCACATGTCAGTTCTGCTTCTTTGTTAGCAACTAAAGGTTTCTGGAAAGGTGTGATGACCACTTTTACCGGTTTCACTAATAAGAAGagaaataaacaatgatttttcCATTAATAATGATTTCAGCTTTATTATTCAAGTAAATTATAACTTTCCACGTTCTTAGCCTAATCAAACcgcttacaaaattaaaaaaaatataaaaaaattaattcgaTCACACATCGACTACAAgataatcattaattaaaacgACCAATGACCTACATAACCTTCATTTTAagatcattttgaaaatattcaaagaGTGGTCACTTCATTCCGGGTTATATTTCTCAATTTATCCATGATCTTTCAAAGTTTCAAAGCCTTCAGGTGAGTAGATATACCACACTGACACTTcaatgtttgataattaaaatCACTGTAACTTATAACGAGACAAATACGTAGCACGGTTTGGGTGCGTATGCAAATTCTGAGACAAATGAGGTAACAACAAGTTCTCTggtttttttcaaacattttatataatttcctGTTTTTTCAGTATTTAACAAGTTTGTGGCCACTCTGATATAAAAAGAATTGTACATAGATTATATGCATTTCTAGGTTTTAAAAATACACCTACGATTTAGGTCAATAGTAATAGCATTCGATGCAGGAACAGTAATGTTATTGTTAGACGCTTGGCAAGTCAGTACTGCCAATAGGTCATGTCGGTGAAGTCTGTCGAGTTTCAACCGATTTTCAACTACGTCTCCAACTTCAAACGTATAGCTATCATCCAAAAGAGCATAATCTCGCCACCAGGTCACAGATGGTCGAGGTTTTCctgagaaaaataaagaaaatgaccGTGAAAGCTGTTAAAGGTTgatttcttggtttgtttgtttttttaatttcctacaaagctacaagagggctatctgcgctagccgtccctcatttagcagtgtaagactagaggaaaggataGCCATcagtacccaccaccaactctcgggctactcttttaccaacgaattgtgggattgatcgaattattataacgcccccacgactgaaaagtaagaatgttgggtgtgacgaagattcgaacccgcgaccctcaaattacgagtcgagagccttaatcacctggccatgccggaataGTTAGTTTCTTTGTTGGTTGTTTCCGTTTTGTTTTCGTTATTGTCAATGTTTTAAATGCAGAGATTTAATGCATTTTAACTTGGAATAAAAAAAGTGAACTTAAATTTTCGTGGAAACAAATAATTTGCATTATGATGTACATAAACTtaaatcttttaaaacatttatcagaTTGCGATAAAAATCTATTCACATTTCTTTCATTAATTTTCCACTTGCTTCAAAATTTAGATTTTTCACTATTTACAAACTTTGTCAAAACCAATTTAGATTTTGATACTAGACATTGAACAACCTGACACCGATTGCTGACAATGCAAACAAAATTCACAacgaaaattaaaacttttcttaagCTGAAAATTCCGATTTTGGATTTTCAATTTACGTGTagattaattattgtattttcaatcGACACTGgattttcaatgtttagtagttagaaaacaacaataaacaaaacaaggtGATGTCATTCTCCATTGTATTTATGAATCGATTGTGTTTTGAGGGTGCTCTTCACCAACATAGATATTATTTGTCAGTAAGccaaaaaaaaagatgaaatgtTCATATTATATACGTTTTGCATGTTAATTCTAGCTGCTCTTcatgtatatgaataaaaaatattataaccgTATTTTTTGTGAAAGTGGAGATAAGACACTTAATATCGTTTTTCACGCAGTAGCTAAGCCTACTGATGCACTGCCGCGCTATAGACGgtattttctttttaactgttTGTGCTTCATTCACCACGAGAAAACGAATATCGAATTTTTATGAACTTACTTTTGGCTCATCGGAAGAAtgaatcacagaacaatataatTTCAGTTCACATTAATTTCTCTCCCTTTGACCTTTTGATTAAAAGAATACGTCTTTTCTAATTTAATCTCTCTatggtgttttattttacttctatattACAGGCAAGGAGGTAGTTCCTCTGATTTCCTGTTTGTCTTGTGTTTACTAGTTTGTCAGTTGTGTTTGTCTTTTATCTTACTGCTGAAAAACTAACACTTTTTTATGTATGATTTTCTCTGTTGTttatcttcaaataaaaataattaatctcACTGCAGCTGCTATCCTGACGTAACTGTTATATATTATGCGCACGAGCTGAAGATGTGGCACGAGATACAATTATTATCCGAAGTGTTTTATGCAATCAAATGgtattttgtttccattttaaaATGGATTACATTTACTCTCGTGCCTTCACAAGGATCATATAGACATAAGTCTATCCTTCAATGGAATATCGCttgctaatataaatatatacaatatttctctTCATTCTGCCTAATGCGGATGTGCCAGCTACGAAAGCAGACATGTAACGTACGGTTGAATATTTGAATGCGACATTGTCTTCGAGTGTTAATGCATTTTTACTGTTTCAAATCCATCGCTAGTTTAAACATCTCAAGCCAATTGGAAGAAGGACAAGACATTCAGTGTTCAATCTAAATCTTATTTACAGCATACAATAAAAAGATCGAGTCAAAATCATAGTTACTTTAATGTCGGTACtagaattatttgatttttctaatATACTAATCTTTTTACGGCATTTAGAACTAATCGCCAATCaactaacaaaatttaaaatatgtatcgTAAGTACTTAGCAGGAATATACAGATGAATAAATCTCCATAGAAAACACGTAAGAAAGATGTATTGAACTACATAATTTGACGAGATGTTCATAGTTTGATGATGCATGTAGCTCTCGAACAGTCTAGTTTCACATGCAGAGCTGGCAAGCTAACTTCCAAATCAGATCACGCTATGCTCACGTCTACTGAAAGTACTTACCTCCGCTAGCCTGACAGATTATCGTGAGGGAGTCACCTTCATTATAAGGTCCAACAAGCCCTTCAAGCTTTTGTCCCTGTTCATCTAGAATGATTGGTTCTCCAGGAGGAACTGtagtagaaataaagaaaacttaagaTAAGAGAATAAGCTTATGAAGAAATATCTGTAAAATGACGCATGAGTgcgtaaaatatatattctttgttAAAGTTTCGGATGAAGGTATTGacacaatatttgtttatgtaataatcGAAACTtactttcataaattaattttgagaGGCAATTTCCTATCGCAGTTGTTCACAAATATATTAGGTTAGTTATAGGCGCTTCAGGTCCGGCAtagccaatcgtgttaaggcgtgcgactcgtaatctgagggtcgcgggttcgcatccccgtcacgccgaacatgctcgtcctttcagccgtggtcgcgttataatgtgacggtcaatcccactatttgttggtaaaagagtagcccaagagttggcggtgggtggtgatgactagctgccttctctctagtcttacactgctaaatgagggagggctagcacagatagccctcaagtagctttgtgcgaaattcaaaaataagcaaTATGCGCTTCttatgatcttttttttttttctgataaataatacttattttgtgttaGAGATTCGTACTTCTAATAAACCTATGGTCATTGAATATATTTTGATGGAGCCCAAGATTTATCAACACTTCACGTACAACTTCAAACTTATTCATGCAGACATAAATGAAGCTATAAAACACTTATTGTATAGAACGTAAGTCTTCTCACTTTGTCATTTTAACGAATAGTTTGCATCTTCTGATcgattgtgtttattattttatattttaattaatttttcgtTTTATTCTGATGTATCGTTTTCATGTGCTAGATCAATTAAAGTTAGGACATGTATTAATGATTGACATATTGTAGTAACTAATATGTgaataaaactgaatttatttcaGTTCGTATCTAGAGCcacaaattacttaaatattttctgGAGAAGTGAAAGCTAAAACTGAGTTAGAAATCCATTAATCAACAATTAATTGTTAAGACTCAGATTATTTAATCAACCAGTAACTACTTCTCGGATCCAGGGATCTGTTTAATAGTCTACCTGAGGGTCATTAAAAGAGATCCAGGAGTTTTATATCAGGAATTCAATGATATACTTTGTTAAACAGCTGCTAGGTACCCAGGGACGACCGCTACAAGTCTTAGTCGTTCCTGTTTTTATTACACTGTTGTTATAATCGTTTAATTTCGCAATAATTCTACTAAATTTTACATCATCACATCTCTTAAAAGTGCAATTTTTAATCAAACTGTTCTCCACTAATGATTGCAAAATTCTCTCATTCATACTGTGCATTAATTTATTccaaaacactaaaatataaatgaGTTCAGAACACATAATGCAAAACGTGCATTTCAAACATTTCTGCAATTGTTACGATTATAGACGTCTATTAAAAGGATTTTAAgttcaataaataaaacgttaGTTAGACTTTTCCATAAACAGATTATGAAATCGCATCATTTCTTAGTCTAACTGAGCACTCTGGACCCATCAGACCCAAGATATTTATGCAGTGTGAAAAATGTAACGTCCCAAGTAAACAGTAAAGTATTTCGTAATGATTGCGTCAAGAATAACCTGTCACATGATAATTTCGTTGGCAGTAAAATTGTAAGAGTAAAGGCACGTACTTTACTTAAATTAACGGAAATAACGATGCAAAGGGAAAGTAGTGCTTTTCTCTTTTCTGTTAGCTTGAATAATAAATTGCTTAGTGTGCTAGAATTTTCAAATTAAGTGCTTACAAGCtttcatgtattgtttgtttctaaatttcgcgcaaagctacacgagggctatctgcgctagctgtccctaatttagcagtgtaacactagaggaaaggcagctaatcatcaccacccaccgccaattctttggctattCTATTAttaacgaatattgagattggccgtcacattataacgccaccacgactaaaaggtcgagcatgtttggtgtgacggggactcgaaccagcgacccttggattacgagtcgagtgcctaaccatctggccatgccgggccactttcaTATATAGGCTGTCCGTAATGAAAACTGCTGAAGTTAATGAATGTGCACTAATTACACACACGGTCGTGACCTATCGGACACTTTTGGACTTTATTATgtgacccccagtggcacaaccgtatgtctgtggatttgcaacgctcaaaaccgggttttgatacctgtgattggtagagcacagatatcccattgtgtaactttgtgtttaattcaaaataacaataaacgtGAGATGTTGTTAGAGATCTTGTTTGATCTGCTATCTACTGTCTCTAGCTATGTTGTTGCATTTAAATTAAGGTAAAACTGACTCATGTTCTCCTTATTTTCAGTTGAGACAATCATTGACCTATGTAGCGCCTACTCACCCAGAAGGATGgttttacaacaaaacacagcGTTGCAGTAATTTATGTTAAAGCATATTTCAAAAGGAGAATGAAATATACCCAGGGCCTGTCACAAACGTATGTTCCTATTCACCCTTACTGCATGGTCGAGAGTTAAAGAGTCCCAGATTTGAAGTTCTCTTGATTTGTCATAATCGAGACATGATATCTCATTTGTTTATTAAGGATTTTACGGGAAACTGGGAAAAGCCGTGAGTGAAAGGGAAGAAGTTTGGAACGTTTCTTGACTGAGACAAAAAGTGAGCTGTCGAAGAAAGGTAACCTAGGAGATGCAGGCTAAGTACATCGATTTCTGTTAAGAAAGTGataagtattttaacttttactgATGCTGTGCTTATATTGAACAAGTTAACTAAGCTAGAactattatattatacaaaacgAAATGGTCGTTTCGGTCCCAAGCTAATCATCCGCTTTACCGAATGATAGTGATTTACCCTTAAACACCAGCCATCCTGAGAAAAAAACTTCGGATTGAACCAACTACTAGTTGGTTTGATTAGTCTTTGGAGGTTACGGATCGATTTTACGACTTCCCCTACCTACTTTGTTCTACTGACTAAAGGCTGTACACCTTGGAGACCTGTTACTGATAACGAAATGGTCCAGCACGAAAATCACACTATCTACCTCGGACTTCCAAGGGCCGATTGGAGTGCTCCAGACACCGCGAGAGCCAGGCGCTTTGCATATACATCATCCGTATATTAGGGCGAGCCAAACCCTAGGAGCCAATCCTTTACAAAGATGAAACGCGCTTCCCAGGACACCTGTCGACGTTTCTGAGTTCAGTTACGTTGTCGCACTTCATCCGAAGGTCGATCTTCGTGCCCTTATTAGAGATTATTAACTTTATTCcctttcagtaaaaaaaaataattatatatacaagaGAATTTCAGGACTTGTTCTGCGGACGTTCCCACAAGAACTCACCACATGTGTGAAAACGAGTCAGTGCACAGGTTTCGGATACACCGGAGAAATTGGTCTCAGAGAAACTTAACCCTCTTagtgatggttttattgttttctaaatatataatttgattcgCTTCTCTCAGTCTACAAGAGAATATCTTCAGAATTGCACAGACAATTCAAATCTCACTTTCTGTAAACTAGAATGAGTAATAAGcagttataattaaacaatataagcgattataattttttttaaaatatgattatttataattgttcatCAAAGCGCTAATCATTTTTCAGCGTAACGAAACGGGTAAAATATTCTCGTTTTTttaactgtattaataaaacttgtCAACAGATGGCAGAATTTTGACAGCTTGAGTACTTTCAATCACCCGCTTTCATAAATTCGGATTTCTTTTCCCCATATTGATGAGTAAAATGTTCGTACTATATGTCTCCTCTAGCTGAATAAAAATGTTCTGGTATAATTAAGATGTTACTGTTGTATGTATTCTTATATGAACGAAAGTTTAATGTCGTGCCCAACCGATAAACCTATgcattataaaagtatatttaactaAGTGTGCTGCTCGGTTAATTCTCCGTTTCGCGATAAGCACATAGCTTACTCTGATTCGAAGTCATTATGACCTTTTCCATGACGCCAGACCACCTTAGTATTTGAAATGTCATGTCCAGAAACAGATATTTATATCTAtctttttttatctcttttttagatagatcagtaataataataatctatcaAAGTTTACACATATTCAGTTAGCTAGCCCgctaatgtataaatatttctaacaagtaaaatgtaaaataaccaAAACTGTGTCCTGAAGAGAAATGCAAATTAGCATAAATAAACATTACTCTAATTGTTAATCGATTTTAAGGAAACTTTCATATCTAACTTAGTCAGATAAACAGGTGTGCCTCTGTCGATGCTGAATTGAAgacctattgtttgttttttcactgatGAAAAATTTCGAAAAACAAGTGCACTAGTTTCTTCTGTTGTTCACACAAAATATACACTTGAGTCAGTTAATTGTTATGTACATGTAGTGATTACATAAATATGTAGAATAGTCCGATTATTTGCTGAAGGACAAAGATTAATATTCAGTGTAACAAGTAATTATTGCACCTCTGTAAAGCTTTCATGTCATGCTAAGTCAATGAGACATTTTAGAAACGTCTTTGTCAAATACCATTTTCTTAACCAACTTCTCCAAGATAACCgtctgataataataatagttgtaTCTGTTACCTACTACTAATTGACGTGTATTTTTCAGtctttgtgtttataattttactaaaacttttaCCGATTACTTCTGTTGGCACACGtttttgtagtaatatttttcttctgaTGCATTTTCCATTAAAATGATTTTAGGCATTATGTATAGTCacaattttcaaaacaatattgttttcaaacattggTTTGAGTTTCACGGAAagctacacagggctatctgcgctaataaAATAGCATTGATTCCAAGTACACTTGGACGACTCAGTTTCATAGATtagttttgtcattatttattaaaactaattctTGAAGGCGGTTAATGTTGAATGTCTGCCCTTCCTCTGATCAGTAAAGTAGAAACTTTTGTTACTTAACCCTAGAGTTTGCTGacgtattattttatcacatatatttaatttttttttttttatagattcaaatatatattgaagttttaaaatttaattatgttggAAAACGTAATCATTACGCacgatattttttgtttttcgcgtaaagctactcaagggctatctgcactagccgtccctaattttgcagtgcaagactagagagaaggcagctagtcatcaccactcaccgccaactcttgggctactcttttaccaacgaatagtggaattgacctaacattataacgcctccacggctgaaaaggggagcatgtttggtgcgatggggatgcgaacctgcgaccctcagattacgagtcgagtgtcttatgtACATAGCAATGCCGTGGCCTTTACGCACAATGTTATACGCATATAAATCGTTCATATGTATAAGACTCTgtatagttttttaactcacatTATATGGGTTATTGGTTTTTTTCTCTGTCAGTTTCTTTTTTCTACAGGAAATCAAAAATCTCCATAACTGCCTTTTACAGATGTGTATTGATTCTGTTTCCTCGTATTATGTGTGTGCTTGGTATTACAATTTCTACGTGCCCGTAGCAACCATTGAACCTGGTGATTCTTTTATAACACTTACCGTTTTTAAAGTCATGAGATTTGTCTCCTCTCCTTTTCAAGATGATGA comes from Tachypleus tridentatus isolate NWPU-2018 chromosome 12, ASM421037v1, whole genome shotgun sequence and encodes:
- the LOC143233084 gene encoding neural cell adhesion molecule 2-like isoform X7; its protein translation is MVFFMNFCVLSIIWPITSGVWLKQGPANKEKPFASILYTAVLGGKVALPCDISSPSVDDSAALILWYKDDSAQPIYTLDARRGNVDQAHQSSGSQLENRAYFNMINRPAFLQLDPVQEEDAGEYRCRVDFHKARTVNTVITLKIIVPPGEPIILDEQGQKLEGLVGPYNEGDSLTIICQASGGKPRPSVTWWRDYALLDDSYTFEVGDVVENRLKLDRLHRHDLLAVLTCQASNNNITVPASNAITIDLNLKPVKVVITPFQKPLVANKEAELTCEAKGSRPAGKISWWKASKQMQNTRESVLHNGAISSILTFAPSVDDNGKYLSCRAENLLIPGSAVEDGWKLDVQYPPQVTLQLGTNLKVTNIQEGNDVYFECNVRANPWIFDISWQFEGQDLASNTLSGIIISNQSLVLQKVQRSFRGRFTCSGSNNQGLGISNEIFLKVKYAPFCKPGQKMTYGVAKHEPIDVLCELDSDPDDVTFHWRFNSSYKRSDKIMYSVDRTLSRATYSPESDEDYGKLLCWGTNNIGIQREPCVFNIVPAGSGQAMIIIRPFLAILISIVVILVIVTLVLAIYIRSKRKGRTKEQGRSSSGTEKSGAPLKKDVDDITEFDDKGPDIIPAKSASHLPYTGSMDEKDQQCLQLNNVVKTNYNLHYPGGDCAVAMESHYGSSMSSASYLEDLSNHRMLSVTVQPEEITYADLSLPSSGHCFTTVRRHEPPTEYAKIDFKRKDYENQNESETSVGRNGRESTV